The genomic region CTCCCGGCTGTCTTTGCACCTTTACTCGTTACCTTTGGGCAACAATTCAATCTGCTGGCCGCGAGCGACCACTTCGGAGTATGCACCTGTTGCCGCCATTTGCAATCCCGGCACGGGACCTCTAGGTTTCGGCCTTAAGCGGGTTCTGAAAATGCTTGCGAGCAAGGGAACTTCAAAGCGCAATCGCCCTGCGGATAAAATTTAGGTTTTTCCGCAATCGCGGTCAGGTCTCGCCAAGCTCCGCCGCCGCACGATTCACGGGGCCGCAAACGCCGTTACAATCTAGACGGCCTCCTTCGGCCCTGACGCTCTAATCACCAACTTTCGCGCAACGACGAAGCCCAACACACATGTCCGGCGTAACAACGGCATTGGACTTTCTCGATCGGCCGGTACCGGCAGTTGCCGCGGTGTGCGCCATCTTTGGGGACGAACCGTTTCTCAAGCAAGAGTCGCTCGATCATTTACGTACCGCCGTGCTGGGGGACCAAGATGGCGAATTCTCGCTGTCCGAGTTCCGCGGTGATGAAGCCAGCGTGCATGAAGTGTTCGACTGCCTGTCGACGGTCGCACTGTTCGGTACGGGCCGGCGGCTCGTCATTCTGCGCGATGCCGATGATTTTGTCTCACGGCATCGACAAACACTGGAAGCCTATGTCGCCAAGCCAAAGTCCAGCGGTGTTCTTGTACTGGAGGTAGCGGGCTGGCCATCGAACACGAAGCTGGCCAAAGCCGTGGCGGCCGAGGGTCTGTCGATCGAATGCAAGACACCCAGCACGCCTGCGATTGCGAAATGGCTGATCGCACGAGCGTTGAAAATACATCGCGCCCGGCTCGATCGTCAGGCGGCCGAGTTGCTTCTCGATACCTTGGAGCCGGATTTGGGTCTGTTGGACCAGGAATTGGCCAAACTGGCGTTGTCGGCTGGTGTCGACGGCACGATCGACGCCAAGCTGGTCCGTGAACTCGTCGGCGGCTGGCGCACTAAAACCACTTGGGACATGCTCGACCTGGCCGCCTCAGGGCATGCGGCCGAGGCCATTCTGCAACTTGAGCGACTGTTGTCGGCCGGCGAGAATCCGGTTGGCATCTTGGCACAGATCGGCTCGACGCTGCGTCGCTTTGCGGCTGCCGCACGCCTGGTCGACCAGGCAGAGCGGACCGGCCGGCGCGTCAACCTCAAGCACGCGCTCGAGGCAGCCGGATTCAAAACGTTCGTGCTGGGGAAGGCCGAGAACCAATTGCGACAACTCGGCCGACAACGAAGTGCCAATCTTTACCGCTGGGTCCTGGAAGCCGATTTGGCATTGAAGGGCTCTAGTTCGGCGCCCGCGCGGGCGCGTATCGCGCTCGAACGGCTGATTGCGCGGTTATCGACGGCGGCCACGCCGGCCTAAAGCGTCTGCCGGAAGACTCGCTGCCCACTGGACGAGCGATAGCACCGACTGCTGGTTTTTGGCAATGCCGGCGCGTCCCGACTTACCCCGTTTAACAGGCAGCTGTCCGTTCCGTCGCGCGTTCGCGAGCATTTTCAGCGACGCCTTGCGGACAAATCAGCTTTGGCTTATCCTCCCGCCGCCTTTCTTGGAAGTCTTCCGCCGCTCGACATCACGCAGACCGGACACGTCTGCCAACGGCAGAGGCATGTCGCAATTGAGTTTTGCATTCCTTATGGCTGGCGCAAGGTTCCGAACGTCCATGCCCGAATCCGTTGCAACTCGCCCTGCCCATCGCAGACTTGCCGCGTGGCTGCTGGTTTGCGCGATGGCTCTTGCCTGCTTGGGCTGCACGGCCGCTGCCCCGCCGCCGCCGATGATTACCAAGACGTCGCCTCGCCCAGCCCTACTCGGCATGGGTTGGTTTAACCCGAATCCGATGCCGGATGACCGCGTGGCACCGGAAATAAACGACCCGCGAGCTGGCAGCATGTTGGCTCAGCAGGCGGGTGCCCCCGGGACGACCGCCATCGAACCGCGCGCTCTCAACGACGTGATGGTACAACTTCATTCGATCGGTACTGTTGATCCGGGCGTGCAGGCCCGTCTGATCGACGACATGCAAAAGACCGATCCCTCGTTGTGGCCGCATCTGATGCAGACGTATCGCTCGTCGTTGGCCTACCAGGGTCGCGGGCCGGCATCTCTCCAGCAGCCCGGCGCGGCCGCAAGTGTCGGCACAATGCCAGGTACACTACCGCCAGAGGTGAGAGATGGGCGTGCCGTTTCGGTCGCGTCCAGCATGCAAGCGGCGCCACTAACGCCGCAGCAATCACCCTGGAGCGCGCTTGCGTTGCCGGCTGCTGCCAGCGCAGGTCAGGTCGCTTTAAAAGAGGCTGCTCCCCAACAAGTAACAAGTCCGTCTGCTGCCCCCCCCGCGCCGGCAACGGCCATTGCTACTGCTGCTGATCCATCGAAACCAGCTTCACCACCGCAGACCCCTCAGCCCGCGGCCAGCCTCGCTGAGCCACCGCAATTGGTTGTGGCGGCCGCGACGCCGATCCCTCCCCCCAGCACTGCACAAAGCGCAGCGGCCACCAAACCGGACGAAAAAAGCAGCCCGGCCGTCCAGCCAGTGGTGTATACGGCTGCCACGGACCCAACGACTTCGGCGGCACTTACAGCTGCCATTGCCGCGCTGGAGCAGCAGGCGCAGACCCCCACGAAGGACGCCACCGACGTCTCGCGGCAAGCCAGCCTGAGGATGTTGTACCTTGCGGCCGGTCGCCGTGACGACGCCCTCAAACCTATCGCAGGCGCGAGTCCTGCCGAACAAGAGTACTGGAGCAAGCAGTTGGCAGGCATGGCCACGCTGCTCGACGTGCAAACCACGCCCGATGCCAGCCAGCGAGTCGCCGCTGCCCATCAACGCTTGACCGAGACGGCCAATCGCATTGGGCAATTGAGCCCACTCGTGGTCAAGAACATTGCATTCTGCACGGACGTTGCCAGCTATGGCGTAGTCACCAAATTCGCCGAAAAAGAGTTCGCGCCCGGCCAGCCCGTGCTGTTGTACGCCGAGGTCGAAAACTTCAAGAGCGACGAGTCGCCCAAGGGCTTCCACACGGCGCTTAAGAGCAGTTACCAGGTACTCGACAAGCAAGGTGCCAAAATGGCAAGCGTCGACCCGCAAACAATGGAAGAGTATTGTCAGAATCCGCGGCGCGACTACTTTGTGCGCTATCGCCTGAATCTACCCAAGCCGCTTCCCGACGGCGCCTACACGTTGCAATTGACGATCGAAGACACATTGGGCCAGAAGACCGGCAAGGCTTCGCTCGACTTCACTGTCAAAGAAAAGAAATAACGCGGGGCACCTCGGCACGATACCGGCAAATGCTCACTGCAGTGCCGGCAGACGGTATTTCTCAACGTTTTTCTTGAACGCGTCGGACCAATTTGCGATCAACCGATGGTGATTTCGCTATTGGGCAGCTAGAACGGTCCCATGGCTGCATACGATGTGATCGTTTTCGGGACCGGTGGAATCGGCAGCGCCGCGCTATCGTCTCTCGCCCGACGTGGCGTCCGAGTGCTGGGGCTCGATCAGTTCCCGCCGGCGCACGATCGTGGCAGCTCGCACGGCCGGACGCGATTGATCCGCCAGGCCTACTTTGAACATCCCGACTATGTGCCCTTGGTGCTGCGCGCCTACACGCTGTGGACTGATCTGAGCGCGCGCCGCGGCAGGTCCTTGTTTCGCGAGACGGGGCTGCTGCAAGTTGGCAGGGCCGATGGAACGGTCCTGCCGGGCGTGATGGCGAGCGCCGCGCGCCACAGGCTCGACGTCGAACGGCTAGACGGAACAGAGATCGAACGTCGCTGGCCCGGTTACGCGGTGCCAGCGCCTCTCGCCGGAGTCTACGAACCGCGGGCGGGCATTTTACAGGTCGAGCAATGTGTCCAAGCCCATCTCGATGACGCCCGTGAAGCCGGCGCCACATTGTCGACTGATGAAGCGGTAATTGATTTTCGTACGGGTACGGATGGAATTACAGTTGAAACGGTGCGCAGTCGCTACACCGCAAACCGACTCGTGATCACGGCTGGCCCCTGGGGGAGCCGCTGGTTGACCGAGCTTGGCGTGCCGCTGGTCGTGCGACGCAAGCCACTGTTCTGGTTCGCCACCGCGTCCCCGGTTTATCGAGCGTCGAACGGTTGCCCGGCATTCTTGTACGAGACGCCGAGGGGCGTTTTTTATGGCTTCCCAGAAGTTGAGCCTGGCGAGATTAAAGTTGCCGAACACTCGGGCGGGCAAATCGTCGACGACCCGGCGACAATCGACCGAGAACTCGACCGCAATGACCAGGCGCGGGTGGAACAGTTCATCAATGAGTTCCTGCCGCAAGTTTCCCCTCGCCTCGTCGCGCACACCGTGTGCATGTATACAATGAGTCCGGACGAGCATTTCATAGTCGACCGGCTACCGAGCGACGAGCGCATTTCTTTCGCCGCCGGACTTTCAGGGCACGGGTTTAAATTTGCGCCCGTGTTGGGCGAGGCCCTGGCCGATCTGGCGCTCGACGGCCGCAGTTCCTTGCCGATCGACTTTCTCGCCTGCAACCGTGCAGCGTTGCAAACCCCTAAGTAGTCAACGGCTTTGCGATCTGCCCCTACGCGAAGAAGTGGTGACATCCTTCACCACCGACTTTGTCTCGCGGGCGACCTCTTGTGGCGGGCAGCGCCGAGCCAAGTTATCCTGCTTGGTGTATTCGCGCCGGTTACCATTGCCCTGAGCGCACTGGTGTTGAGTTGCGCTTCGTCAGTGTAAGCCTGCTGTTCGCGGCCCGCGGTGAGTCAACTACACCGCCCGGCGGGCGCGAGCTATACCGGAGCGACTGAAGGAGTCGAATCGCAGATGACCGCATTCAGAAACTTAATCGCCGTCATTTTATTGGCCGACGCAGGGTTATCGGCGCAGGCCGACGATCGGCTGAGCGTGTTATTCCTCGGCGATCAGGGACATCATCGGCCCGCCGTGATTCACGCGGCGGTGGCTGCGGAGTTCGCAAAAGATGGTATCGACCTTTCCTACACCGCAAACGTCGCCGAACTGACCGCCGACCGGCTGAGCCGCTTTGATTGCCTGCTTATTTATCGCGACAGTGGCGACCTGCCTCCAGAAGCCGAAGCCGCGCTATTGGCCTACATCGATCGTGGCAATGGTTTGGTCGCCGTCCATTGTGCCTCGCACTGCTTTCGGAACAGCACAAAATATACGGCGCTCGTCGGCGGGCGATTTGATCATCACGAAACAGGTGAGTTCCGCGCCAAGATCATCGACGCTCAACATCCGGCCCTGCGCGGTGTCACGAGCTTTGAAAGCTGGGACGAAACGTACGTCCATAACGAACTGTCGAACGATCGCCAGGTGCTGATGGTGCGCGAGCATCTGAACGGTTACGAGCCCTACACCTGGGTTCGCCAACAGGGCAAAGGACGCGTTTACTATTCCGCCCTGGGACACGACGAACGCACGTGGCGCGTCCCCGAGTACCGCCGACAACTGGTGGCCGCGATACGCTGGGCAGCCGGCCGAGTAAAGGACGACGTGCCGGCTACGGAATACATCGACGCCGGCGAGGGATTACCAAACTACGTCTCGGGCGAGAAATGGGGCACCGAAGGGGACCGCCTCAAGCGCATGCCCAAACCACTTTCGCCGGCCGACTCGCAACGGCACGTGCATCTGCCCGAAGGTTTTCGCATCGAGCTGTTCGCGGCGGAGCCCGATATCGTTAAGCCGATTGCTATGTCTTTCGACGAACGCGGCCGGCTGTGGGTGGCCGAGAGTGTCGACTATCCGAACACACTGCGCGACGATCCTCAGCAAAACGGCGATGATCGCATCAAAATCTGCGAAGATTCCGACGGCGATGGCCGAGCCGATCGGTTCACGGTATTCGCCGATCGATTGAACCTGCCCACGAGCGTCCTTCCCGTGCGCGGCGGAGCTATCGTCGCTGTCGCGCCGCACCTGTTATATCTGGAAGATACCGACGGCGACCTGCGTGCCGACAAACGCACGGTTCTATTTACCGGCTTCGGCCGACGCGATACGCATGCGGTGACTTCGAATCTGCATTACGGCCTCGACAATTGGGTTTACGCCGCCGTGGGCTACAGTGGCGGTGCGGTGCGTGTGCATGACGTCGAACACAATTTCAAGCAGGGCGTATACCGGTTTCGGCCAGATGGCAGTGATTTCGAAGTTTTAACGTCGACGAGCAACAACACCTGGGGTTTGGGCCTCTCGGCGGCGGGAGATATCTTCGCCTCGACGGCCAACAACGAGCACAGCATTTTCCTGGCCATACCCAACCGGTACTTCGAGAGCGTCCGCGGCTGGCATGGCGCCGGCAGCAGAACGATTGAGGATCACAAGCACTATCACCCCATCGCCGAAGATGTGCGACAGATGGATTGGCACGGTGCCTTCACGGCCGCCTCGGGACACGAGCTGTATACGGCGCGGACTTTTCCTCCTGAATATTGGAACCGCGCCGCGTTGGTGTGCGAGCCGACCGGTCACCTGGTGCATCTTGACTGGCTTGTTCCCCAGGGAAGCAGCTTTGTCGCCCACGACGGCTACAACTTACTGGCCAGTACCGATCCCTGGTCGGCCCCCATTGCTGCGCAAGTCGGGCCCGACGGGGCCGTGTGGGTGCTTGATTGGTACAACTACGTCGTGCAACACAATCCGACGCCGCACGGGTTTCAGACGGGGCCGGGCAACGCCTACGAGACGACGCTCCGCGACAAGGCGCACGGTCGCGTCTATCGAGTCGTGTACGGTCAGAACGCCGGCGCGCCCGCGCCGCACCTGGATCGCGACAAATCCGCTGCGCTGCTTGCCGGCCTTTCGCACGAAAACCTTTTCTGGCGTTTGCAGGCGCAGCGTCTGCTCGTCGAACGAGGTTCGGGCGACGTAGCAACTGAGCTCGTGCAACTCGCCACACGAGACGGCAACTCCGACGCAGCGCTGCATGCCGTCGCCACGCTGGCCGGCCTGTGCCGTGGCGAGAATGCGGCGACTACATCCGTCTCCTCCTCTTCCCAGCAAGGAGGCAGCGAGAGAGACGGGCAGGCAATTGCCTCAAAGTCCTCGATCGTAGACCACCTGGCAAAAGCTTGTGCCGACATACTGTCGGTCGAACCGCAGCGGGGCTCGGATCTTCGTCGCGTCGCGCTGCGTTTTCTACCGCGCAGCAAGGATGCCGTGAAATCCGTGCTGGCGTTCCTTAAAGACCAGGACGCGCAAGTTCGGCTAGACGCGCTGTTGGCGCTCGCCGAAATGCCGGGCGATGTCCACACCGCCTCGGCCATGGTGGAACTGTTGTCGCAGCCGGAAACCGCGAAAGATCGCTGGATTCCGCTAGCCGCCACGAGTGCTGCGGCGCGTGCCGCCGCGGACTTCATTTTTGTTGCTGCGCGAGCTGGCGTCCCAGAGCCCGCGCCGAAACCACTCGTAGCAACGATCCGCACGGTCGCGGAGCATTACGCACGGAGCATGCCTTCGTCGGCCGTCGCGGAGATGCTAAACGCGTTGGCGGATGCGGACCCGTCGATAGCTAGTGCCGCAGTGGCCGGCCTGGCCGCCGGCTGGCCGACCGACGCACCTCCCGAAATCAACAAGGACTTGGAAGCTGGATTCGCGCGATTGCTGCGACGTCTACCCGGTTCGGCAGGATTACCGGTCATCACGCTCGCCAACCGTTGGGGCGCTGGCGACGGCTTGCGTGCTGCGGCAGCGGAGATGCGTGCGGCACTATTGGCCGAGGTGGCAGATGCCGAACGCTCTGACGATGCTCGCTTAGCGGCACTAACGGGGACGCTCACTCTGGGTATCGATGAAAAGGGTGCCACGCAAGTCGCCGAGTTGATTACCCCCAAGGCCAGCCCCGAGTTTGCCGTAGGCGTGCTCGAAGGACTCGGCCGGACAAACGCACCAGAAGTCGGATCCGCAATCGTAAAAGCCTGGACGCGCTTCACTCCTGATGCACAGAGTAAAGCGGCGGCCGTGCTGCTGCGCCGGCCGGAATGGACGCGGGCGTTTCTGGCGGCACTGAATGCCAACGCCGTTCCACTGGCCAGCCTTTCGGTGGAAGTCGAACAGCGATTGGCCAATCACGCGGACGCTGAATTGCGACAAGCGGCCCAAAATCTTCTTGCGCGCGGCGGCCGGTTGGCAGACCCGGACCGGCAGCAAGTTTTCGACCGGTTGCGTCCCCTGGCCGACAAGCGCGGTGACGCCGTTGCCGGCAAGCTGGTGTTCGAGAAAAACTGTGCCAAATGCCATCGCCACGGGGGCGCGGGGGGCAATGTTGGACCGGACCTTACCGGCATGGCGGCGCGCAAGCGGGTCGACATCCTTACCGACGTACTCGATCCCAACCGGTCGGTCGAGGGTAATTTCCAGCAGTACACCGTGGTCACAAGCGATGGTCGTGTGCTCTCGGGTTTGATGGCTTCCGAGACGCGCACCACGATCGAACTACTCGACGCCGAGGCGCGCAAGCAAGTGATCCTGCGCGATGAAATCGACGAGCTCACCAGTTCGAAGCAATCGATCATGCCCGAGGGTTTTGAAAAATTGCCCAGCGAAGATTTGGTCAATCTACTTGAGTTTCTCGCAGCGCGCGGACGGTATTTTCCGTTGCCACTCGATAAGGCAGCAACCGCCGTGAGCACCATCGGCATGTTCTATGACCATGCGGCAACGGCCGAGCGGCTGATCTTCACCGACTGGAACCCGCGTAAACTGTGTGGCATCCCGTTTCATCTGATCGATCCACGCGGTGACCGGGTGCGTAACGTCATCATGCTCTACAGTCCTAACGGCACTTACCCACCCCAAATGCCCAAGGTGGTGAGTGTGCCCTGTAATGCGCCCGCCAAGACACTCCACCTGTTGAGTGGCGTCAGCGGTTGGGGATATCCGCTAGGTCAGAAAGGATCGCTAACAATGACCGTACGGCTGGTTTATACGGACGGTCAGGCTGAAGACCACCCATTGCGCAACGGCGAACATTTCGCCGATTACATCCGCCAGGTGGACGTGCCCGGCTCGAAGTTCGCAGCGCGCCTGCGCGACCAGCAAATTCGCTATCTATCGATCGAGCCGCGGCGCCGCGTGGAAATCGAGCGCGTCGAATTCATCAAGGGAGATGACGCTACGGCGCCGGTCGTGATGGCAGCGACGGTCGAGACCGTCGAATGAGAGCGCATGTGGCTCGGGGCCGCAGCCGTCGCAACGATTATTGATCCAGGATTCAGCGACGAAGTACGAGCCGACACACGACGGCTCTTTCCCGAGACTGAATTCCTCGTCCCCTCGATCTCTCAAACCATCGGAACGCTCACATATTCGCTCGGTGAGGATCCTGCCCAACCAACCGTAGGCGAGGGACGTGACAGCTCGAACGCGCCAGTCGAAACGCCCGAGTAGCGCAACGCGATTGGCTGCTCAAACGACCCTGCGTGGCCCGCTCTACCCCGCCGCGTGCACCGGTCCTGCCGGACATTTGAGTCGGAACAGTCCGAAAATCTGTTCCTGCGACAGCCCTAGACGCGGCGTGGCCGCGCCCGAGAAAATCGCATCGAACAACTCGCGCTTGTCGCGCAGTATTTGCTCGATCCGTTCTTCGATCGTTCCGGGGCTGAGAAATCGCGTCACCGTGACAGGCCCTGCGGCACCAATCCGGTGCGCACGGTTGATCGCTTGATCTTCGACGGCGGGATTCCACCAGCGATCGAAGAGAAACACGTAGCTGGCAAATTGCAGGTTCAGTCCCACGCCACCAGCTCCGTAGCTCAACAGCAGGATATGCCGACGCGGATCGTCGTGGAATTCGCGCAACACGCCGTCGCGGTTCGCGGCTGGCACGCTGCCGTGATATTCGAGCGGCTTGAACCGCGCTAACCGTTTGCGGAGCGTCGTCAGAGTCTCTACCCACTGGCTGAAGACTAGCACTTTCTGGCCGCTGGCCGCCACCTCTTCCATATCGGCCGTCAGGCGTTCAAGTTTGGCGCTGGCACCGGTGGCCGGGTCGAAATTGCAGATCTGCTTCAGCCGCAAGATTAGTTCGAATACGTGTTGAATCGTGGCGGCATCACCCATCTCGGTAAGTCGCAGCACGCCTTCTTCTTCGGCCAGTCGGTACGACTCGCGCTGTTCGGGAAGCAAATCCAAATCGGCATCGCGAAACAATTTCGGCGGCAGGTCCGCCAACACTTGCGATTTCGTCCGTCGCAACACGTAATCGCCGGCCACGCGCCCCAGGCGGCGCGGCTTCATGCTGGAACTAAGATGGCCCGGACGCAGGAAATCAAAAATGCCTATGAGGTCATCGGGGCTGTTCTCGACGGGCGTGCCGGTCAGCGCCCAACTTCGGGTGCGCGAAATCGCCCGCACAACCTGTGACGTGCTGCCAGAACGATTTTTTATCCGTTGCGATTCGTCCAATACGACCAGATCGAAATGTAAATCCGGGGCGGTGACAATATCCGTATCACGCCGCAGGAGCTCGTAATTGGCAATCATTATCGGCGCCTCGGCCTGCTGCCATTGCCAACGTCGCTTCGCTCGGTCGCCTTCGATTACCAATAGGGGCAATTCTGGCGCCCAGCGATGGAACTCGCGGCACCAGTTCGAAACCAGTGGCTTGGGGCAGACCAGCAACACGCGTCGGACTTCACGGGTATGGATCAGCAGCCGCATCGCCGTGATCGACTGCATCGTCTTGCCCAGACCCATTTCGTCGGCCAGTAGTGCCGCGTGCCGCGGATACAAGAACGCCACCCCCTCCATCTGAAACGGAAAGGGCTGGGCCGGAAACTCCAGGCACTCACCGGCCAACAGCGACTCTAGCGGCGGCTCCAACAGCACTGACAGCCGGTCGACCAAACCGATCACGTCCTCGGGCGGCTTAACGCGCGTGTACGATCGGCAAGCGGGGCTTGTGCCAATCGAAAGAGGCGCTGATGGCGCGGGGGCCTCGTCCGCAGACTTCGGCAGGGCCCGCGCGTGGTCGTCACCCCGTGGAGTGAACTGATAGCTGCGCACCGCAAAACGCGGCGCCCGAAGTTGAATCGATACGACCTTCGGCGGTACAGCATTGACACCGCTCGCCAGCGATCTGGGGATTGGCCTGCTGCCTGGTGTCGATGCTGTGTCAAAATGCTTTAGAAGGTCAGCCGCCGTGGCGGGCTTTTGAGCTTCGGGCTCACTCGCTTTGTCACCGGGAGGGCCGCCAATAGTGGTCAAGGCGGATAGCACGAGCGACCAGGTCTCCGGTGGCTGCTCGGCCTGCTTTTGCCATGACCAGGCCACGGGAGCGGTCATCGGTTGCCTCGTT from Pirellulales bacterium harbors:
- the holA gene encoding DNA polymerase III subunit delta; this translates as MSGVTTALDFLDRPVPAVAAVCAIFGDEPFLKQESLDHLRTAVLGDQDGEFSLSEFRGDEASVHEVFDCLSTVALFGTGRRLVILRDADDFVSRHRQTLEAYVAKPKSSGVLVLEVAGWPSNTKLAKAVAAEGLSIECKTPSTPAIAKWLIARALKIHRARLDRQAAELLLDTLEPDLGLLDQELAKLALSAGVDGTIDAKLVRELVGGWRTKTTWDMLDLAASGHAAEAILQLERLLSAGENPVGILAQIGSTLRRFAAAARLVDQAERTGRRVNLKHALEAAGFKTFVLGKAENQLRQLGRQRSANLYRWVLEADLALKGSSSAPARARIALERLIARLSTAATPA
- the solA gene encoding N-methyl-L-tryptophan oxidase, producing MAAYDVIVFGTGGIGSAALSSLARRGVRVLGLDQFPPAHDRGSSHGRTRLIRQAYFEHPDYVPLVLRAYTLWTDLSARRGRSLFRETGLLQVGRADGTVLPGVMASAARHRLDVERLDGTEIERRWPGYAVPAPLAGVYEPRAGILQVEQCVQAHLDDAREAGATLSTDEAVIDFRTGTDGITVETVRSRYTANRLVITAGPWGSRWLTELGVPLVVRRKPLFWFATASPVYRASNGCPAFLYETPRGVFYGFPEVEPGEIKVAEHSGGQIVDDPATIDRELDRNDQARVEQFINEFLPQVSPRLVAHTVCMYTMSPDEHFIVDRLPSDERISFAAGLSGHGFKFAPVLGEALADLALDGRSSLPIDFLACNRAALQTPK
- a CDS encoding PVC-type heme-binding CxxCH protein, which translates into the protein MTAFRNLIAVILLADAGLSAQADDRLSVLFLGDQGHHRPAVIHAAVAAEFAKDGIDLSYTANVAELTADRLSRFDCLLIYRDSGDLPPEAEAALLAYIDRGNGLVAVHCASHCFRNSTKYTALVGGRFDHHETGEFRAKIIDAQHPALRGVTSFESWDETYVHNELSNDRQVLMVREHLNGYEPYTWVRQQGKGRVYYSALGHDERTWRVPEYRRQLVAAIRWAAGRVKDDVPATEYIDAGEGLPNYVSGEKWGTEGDRLKRMPKPLSPADSQRHVHLPEGFRIELFAAEPDIVKPIAMSFDERGRLWVAESVDYPNTLRDDPQQNGDDRIKICEDSDGDGRADRFTVFADRLNLPTSVLPVRGGAIVAVAPHLLYLEDTDGDLRADKRTVLFTGFGRRDTHAVTSNLHYGLDNWVYAAVGYSGGAVRVHDVEHNFKQGVYRFRPDGSDFEVLTSTSNNTWGLGLSAAGDIFASTANNEHSIFLAIPNRYFESVRGWHGAGSRTIEDHKHYHPIAEDVRQMDWHGAFTAASGHELYTARTFPPEYWNRAALVCEPTGHLVHLDWLVPQGSSFVAHDGYNLLASTDPWSAPIAAQVGPDGAVWVLDWYNYVVQHNPTPHGFQTGPGNAYETTLRDKAHGRVYRVVYGQNAGAPAPHLDRDKSAALLAGLSHENLFWRLQAQRLLVERGSGDVATELVQLATRDGNSDAALHAVATLAGLCRGENAATTSVSSSSQQGGSERDGQAIASKSSIVDHLAKACADILSVEPQRGSDLRRVALRFLPRSKDAVKSVLAFLKDQDAQVRLDALLALAEMPGDVHTASAMVELLSQPETAKDRWIPLAATSAAARAAADFIFVAARAGVPEPAPKPLVATIRTVAEHYARSMPSSAVAEMLNALADADPSIASAAVAGLAAGWPTDAPPEINKDLEAGFARLLRRLPGSAGLPVITLANRWGAGDGLRAAAAEMRAALLAEVADAERSDDARLAALTGTLTLGIDEKGATQVAELITPKASPEFAVGVLEGLGRTNAPEVGSAIVKAWTRFTPDAQSKAAAVLLRRPEWTRAFLAALNANAVPLASLSVEVEQRLANHADAELRQAAQNLLARGGRLADPDRQQVFDRLRPLADKRGDAVAGKLVFEKNCAKCHRHGGAGGNVGPDLTGMAARKRVDILTDVLDPNRSVEGNFQQYTVVTSDGRVLSGLMASETRTTIELLDAEARKQVILRDEIDELTSSKQSIMPEGFEKLPSEDLVNLLEFLAARGRYFPLPLDKAATAVSTIGMFYDHAATAERLIFTDWNPRKLCGIPFHLIDPRGDRVRNVIMLYSPNGTYPPQMPKVVSVPCNAPAKTLHLLSGVSGWGYPLGQKGSLTMTVRLVYTDGQAEDHPLRNGEHFADYIRQVDVPGSKFAARLRDQQIRYLSIEPRRRVEIERVEFIKGDDATAPVVMAATVETVE
- a CDS encoding DEAD/DEAH box helicase, coding for MTAPVAWSWQKQAEQPPETWSLVLSALTTIGGPPGDKASEPEAQKPATAADLLKHFDTASTPGSRPIPRSLASGVNAVPPKVVSIQLRAPRFAVRSYQFTPRGDDHARALPKSADEAPAPSAPLSIGTSPACRSYTRVKPPEDVIGLVDRLSVLLEPPLESLLAGECLEFPAQPFPFQMEGVAFLYPRHAALLADEMGLGKTMQSITAMRLLIHTREVRRVLLVCPKPLVSNWCREFHRWAPELPLLVIEGDRAKRRWQWQQAEAPIMIANYELLRRDTDIVTAPDLHFDLVVLDESQRIKNRSGSTSQVVRAISRTRSWALTGTPVENSPDDLIGIFDFLRPGHLSSSMKPRRLGRVAGDYVLRRTKSQVLADLPPKLFRDADLDLLPEQRESYRLAEEEGVLRLTEMGDAATIQHVFELILRLKQICNFDPATGASAKLERLTADMEEVAASGQKVLVFSQWVETLTTLRKRLARFKPLEYHGSVPAANRDGVLREFHDDPRRHILLLSYGAGGVGLNLQFASYVFLFDRWWNPAVEDQAINRAHRIGAAGPVTVTRFLSPGTIEERIEQILRDKRELFDAIFSGAATPRLGLSQEQIFGLFRLKCPAGPVHAAG